Within Bradymonas sediminis, the genomic segment CTCACATAATACAATAGCCGGCCCCGATACACCGATCAATTCGGTATATGCGAAACAGACGTATGCGCTACAGAGTCGGCTATTTAGCTATCTTTGAACTTTCTGTCAAACCCGCTTTGAAATCCTGCGCGCGGGTCCATAAAAGGTATCCGACACCCCGATCTACCACACCTGTGGGCGGGTCCTGGCGCCCGAGTTGCCCACTAATTTTTCGCGCGGCTTGCCGCGGCGCCCAAATTCCATCAGACTCAGTCTATAAATTACACGCAATTCGTTTGTATGCGGGATCACAAAACCGACGAGCCCACCTGCGCGCGAGGGGACTTAACGATGCCAAAAAAGACGACGCCTCACTCTCAAAAGAGCAGCATCTTACGCCCGGAAGACCAGCAATCCGGGCTCGCTCCCCCCGATGACTTTCTGCTCAACCCGCATCCGGACCCCACCGTTCAACTCTTTTTGGATGACCTTGAGCCCTACGAAGACCCGACCCGATCCGTGCCCCAGCAGCGCCTTTTAAATACGGCCTATGAAGACGCGCATGATCACGACGACACCACTCAGAGCTTTGCGATTCCCCCCGAGCGCCTTGAGTCACTGGCCAGCAACCCGAAGATATCCTCCCCAGGCCGGCACGCAGAGGGCTCGAACCAGGTCGAGGTCTACGACCCGTTTATGACCCGCGAGACACCCGCGCCGGCGACGCCCCAGCACCGCCAGGGCCACGGCAAGCCGCGGGGTACCGTGAAACAGCGAAGCACCATAAAGATGGGCCCGGTGGGCGTGCGCCCCCGCGCCGCGGCATACACCTCGCTGGAGTCCGACCAAACAGCAGCGCGCTTCGCCCCGGCCCAATTGCGCGATATCGATGAGGACGGCTTCCACCTCTTTGTTCTTCGCCCGGACGCGCAGGGACGCGTAGTGCTCCCGCGCAGCTTCTTCGGCGCGCAGGGGGACCCCCAGGGCGCGATGCTCCTGGTCAAAGCCAAAGTACTTCGCTCCGACTAATTCACGCCGTTTATGCTTTGAAATCTATCGGGCATCCGGCTATCGTCGCGCCGTCAGGTGCGCGATTATTTGGCCCGTCGGGGCGCCGCGTGAAACCCTCTCCCCCAAACTCCCCATCTCAGGCACTCAATGAGCACGCACGACAAGGGCTCGCCCGACTCCAGCGCGACGCTGGTCTTATGGCTGGTCTGGGCCTCGATGCTTTTTAGCTTGATGGTCATGGCATCGGTCCCCCTTATTATACCGCCGCCCCCGGGCTTCGTCCCCTTCAGCATCGCCGCGGGCACCGTCCCGCCGATCGTGGTCATCCTGGCCGTGGCGAGCGCAATGCTCATCGCAGTGCTTCGCAACGCGCGCAAAAAGCGCTACTTTGACCAGGCCGCGAGCTACGCGAGCGCCGAGGAAAAAGACAACGCCTATTTCACGATGGCGTTGACCACCTGGGTCATTTGCGAATTGGTGGGTGTCTTCGGGCTCGTAATAGGCTATCTCACCTTCGAGGCGCTCTTGGCTCTGCCATTTTTGCTCGTCGCCGCAACGCTATTGGGCATCTATCGCCCGAAATCGCCCGCGGCCGACGCAAACTCTTCGAAAGAGCCCCTCGACTGACAAAGCAGACGACTCTATCGCATCCCCCCGCGCGCGCTGGCGACTCAATCCATGTTGCCTTTGCCTTTGCCTCCGGTGTACGAATAGCTCATGAGTAGCGAAGCCCCCCAAAACCATCGCAATTCCAACCTCTACGTCCTCCTGCTTATCGCGATCACGATCGGCGGGACTGGCTTCTGGTTCTTTCTGAATCGCTGGGCCGCGGAACCGGTTGGACCGACCATCGCCAAAGAATTCGCCGAAGATTTCGAGAAAGAGTGCTTCCTCGAACTCCAAGAAGAGCGCGAATGCCGCAAGCTCATCGGCCTGAACCATAGCGAGTGTCTCTTCGCCAACGTCGAGCGCGTCACCCCCGGCAGCGGCGACCAGGGCGGCGATATCAAGCACGACCGCGAGGGCTATATGACCTGCATGCGCGAGAAGACCGGCGTTCGGCACTAGAGCATTCGGCCGGACCCGCTCCGCCGAAGCCTCCCGGCGAGCGCGCTGACCTCAGATGACGCGCGCCGCAACCGACACTATTGTCCCCCACACCCCGCTCAATTACGATAGCACCACCCGATTGAGCGAAACGACACGCCCACAATCAGGGCCCGAGTCGAGATGTCAGCATTTAGCGATAAATCCACAAATCATGTCCTGGGAGTCGAGACCTTCGTCGCGCGACTTCGCCTCGACAGCCGGGCCGGCGCCCGCCTGGCCAAGCGCCTGCACACCTATGACGCAGCGCTCGGCGCCGCCAACGCCCCGGGCGAGCTCGACAGCGAGCTCCGCCGTCTGCGCAGCGTTGATCGCTGGAGTGACGCGAGCGCCGAGACCCTCGACCTGGCGCGCAAGGCCCTCGTCGAGCTCCCCGAGCTTGAGCGTCCTGCCCGCCAGCTGCGCGCCGAGCAGGTGCTGGGCGAGGCCGAACTATTCAGCGTGAAGCAATTCCTCTACTACGCGACTCAGCTCTTCAGCGCAGCGCCCGAGTTGCTCTTCGACTGGGGCCTGGGCCCCGCGGATGCCTCGCGCAGCGAGAAATTAATGGGGGCCATTCACCCCCAGAAGAACCCCACGCCGCGGTTTCACCTGGCCGCCGAGCTTAGCGCCGAGCTGGAAACCGCCCGGGTGTCGCTGCGCCAGAACAAAAAGCTCGCCCGGCGTCTTCGGCGCGAACTCGAGAGCGCGATCGTCGCTGAATACGGCGGAAGCTTCGATATCCAGGGAAATTTTCGCGCCCCCGACGATCTTCAAATCGACGACCCACGCCTTCGCTATACCCCGAAGGCCTGCCACCTCGCCGACCCCCAACTCAACGCGCTGGATGCCCAAAACGACCGACTTCAGGAAGAGATCGAGGCCCACGAATACGACCTGCGCGCGAAGCTAAGCAAACAGCTGCGCGCCTCGGTCGACTGGCTAATCGGCGTGGAGCGCGTCTTCGCCGACTTCGACCTTCGCCTCGCGAAGGTGCGCCTGCGCCGCGAAATCAACGGCTGCTGGGCGGCGCGACGCGCGTCGCCCGGACTTCGTATCGAGCAGGGCCGCGAACCCGAGGTCCACGCCGCCCTGCAGGCTCAAGGCCAGTCGATGCAGGCGGTCGACCTGGACCTCGACGCGCGCCCCGCCGTAGTCAGCGGTCCGAATATGGGCGGAAAATCCGTCCTCCTTCGCCTCATCGGTCTTTGCCAATGGTGCGCACAGCACGCGATGCCGGTGCCCGCCGCCCATTTTGACTATTCGCCGGTCTCCGCCATAATCTATGTCGGCGCCGAGGAGACGGTCCACCGCCAGAGCACCCAGGGGCTCTCGTCATTTGGCCGCGAGGTCAAACGACTGGTGAAATATTGGGACGCGCCCGCGGATGCGACGCGCCTGTGGCTGCTCGATGAGGTCGGACGCGGCACGCACCCCGATGAAGGGGCCGACATCGCCCTTGAGGTCATCGAAAGCCTGAGCGCGCGGGGCGATCGCGTGGTCGCGGCCACTCACTTTCCCCGGGTCGCAGCCATGAAATCGGCGCAACGTCTGCGCATCGCAGGGCTCCGTGACCCGGCGAAGCTGGAACCTCTGCTCGCCGATGACACCCTTGACGTGCAATATGCGTTGCGCGCGGCCATGGACTATCGCCCCATTTGCGCCGACACTAGCTTCGGCGGGCAAGCCGAAGTGCCCCGCGACGCGCGCCTTGTCGCGCGGGCGCTGGGGCTTAATTTGCACAAAAATTCGACATCATCGGATTAATCGGAAAAGATATTATGACGGACGAAAAAGAGATTAGAATCTCGGGAAGATCGCTTAAAGCCCTGGTGCGCGCGGCCGAAACCCCGGGGATTGGCTTTGCGCTCAAGGAGCGGCTGATGTCTCAGATGGGGCTCGACGCGCTCTTTGAGATGGACCTTCGGGACCAGGGCGAGCCGGCCCTATCACCGACAATGCCCGAAGTTGACCCGCAGATTGGCGTCTTCTCCTTCGAATTCGAATCGGATTTCGACTTCGAGTCGGACTGAATTTATCTGGATATTTGAACATGTTCTTTGCTGATCTCCGAATGACCGCCCGAGACTATGCCCGCGCCTATCGCGATGGGTCACGCACGCCCGAAGATGTCGCCGAGGCGGCGCTTAGGGCGGTTCGCCAGGCCCAGCAACGCCGGCGCCCCCTCGACGCGTTTGTGACCCTCGACGAGCAAGACGTGCGCCGCCAGGCCGCCGCATCGACCCAGCGCTTTGCCGAGAACAACCCGCTCGGCCCGCTCGACGGCGTCCTGATCGCGATCAAAGACGAATTTGACGTCAAGGGCTACCGCACCAGCGTCGGGACGACCTTCCGCGGCAAAACACGCGCGTCCGAAGATGCCGCCGCGGTCGCACGCCTGCGCGAGGCCGGCGCCATCATCTTTGGCAAGACGGCGATGCACGAGATTGGCTTTGGCGGCACCGGCATTAACGCCAAGCATATCACCGCCCGAAACCCCCATGACCTTCGCCGCTGCGCGGGCGGCTCGTCGAGCGGCTCGGCGGCGGTGGTCGCCGCCGGCATCTGCCCGATCGCGCTGGGCAGTGACGCCGGCGGGTCGGTCCGCATCCCCGCCGCGTTCTGCGGCATCTACGGACTCAAGCCCACCTTCGGGCGCATCCCGACCACGGGCGGCTCGATGCTCGCCTGGTCACTCGACCACCTCGGCCCGCTCGGGGCGAGCGTCGACGACCTCGCCCTCTTCTACGACGCCACGGTCGGCGCCGATGCGGGTGACGAGAACACCCGCCACGCCCCGCGCCCGGTCGAGGTCGGCCCCTTGCAGCCCCCGGAGCTCAGCACCCTTCGCTTCGCCTGGAGCGCGCAGATGGGAAAGGATGCACAGGCGCCGATTCCGCACCTTTTCTCCACCGCGATCGCCCAACTCAAGGAGCACGGAGCGCATGTCGAAGAGCGCGTTGTCCCGCATATCCAGCAGGCTCAGCGGGTCGGCTTCGTGACGCTGGCCAGTGAAGCCGCCGCGAGCCAGCGCGACTGGCTGCCCAAATATCGAGAGCAATATAATTGGGACACCCGCCTGCTCCTGGCTATAGGCGCGCGCATCAGCTCCCAGCAATATCTCCACGCCCAGCGCGTGCGCACCATTGTGCGCAACGAATTCTTCAAGCTCTTTGAAGACTTCGACTATTTTATCACGCCCACCACCGGCCTGGTCGCCCCAGAGATCACCAAAGCCTCGCTGGACACCGGCGAAGTTGACTCCCGCATCAATGAATACGTGTCGCGCTATACGTTTTTGGGCAATGTGACCGGCTTCCCCTCAGTCACCATTCCCTGCGGCACCGACGCCGA encodes:
- a CDS encoding MutS-related protein, coding for MSAFSDKSTNHVLGVETFVARLRLDSRAGARLAKRLHTYDAALGAANAPGELDSELRRLRSVDRWSDASAETLDLARKALVELPELERPARQLRAEQVLGEAELFSVKQFLYYATQLFSAAPELLFDWGLGPADASRSEKLMGAIHPQKNPTPRFHLAAELSAELETARVSLRQNKKLARRLRRELESAIVAEYGGSFDIQGNFRAPDDLQIDDPRLRYTPKACHLADPQLNALDAQNDRLQEEIEAHEYDLRAKLSKQLRASVDWLIGVERVFADFDLRLAKVRLRREINGCWAARRASPGLRIEQGREPEVHAALQAQGQSMQAVDLDLDARPAVVSGPNMGGKSVLLRLIGLCQWCAQHAMPVPAAHFDYSPVSAIIYVGAEETVHRQSTQGLSSFGREVKRLVKYWDAPADATRLWLLDEVGRGTHPDEGADIALEVIESLSARGDRVVAATHFPRVAAMKSAQRLRIAGLRDPAKLEPLLADDTLDVQYALRAAMDYRPICADTSFGGQAEVPRDARLVARALGLNLHKNSTSSD
- a CDS encoding amidase, producing the protein MTARDYARAYRDGSRTPEDVAEAALRAVRQAQQRRRPLDAFVTLDEQDVRRQAAASTQRFAENNPLGPLDGVLIAIKDEFDVKGYRTSVGTTFRGKTRASEDAAAVARLREAGAIIFGKTAMHEIGFGGTGINAKHITARNPHDLRRCAGGSSSGSAAVVAAGICPIALGSDAGGSVRIPAAFCGIYGLKPTFGRIPTTGGSMLAWSLDHLGPLGASVDDLALFYDATVGADAGDENTRHAPRPVEVGPLQPPELSTLRFAWSAQMGKDAQAPIPHLFSTAIAQLKEHGAHVEERVVPHIQQAQRVGFVTLASEAAASQRDWLPKYREQYNWDTRLLLAIGARISSQQYLHAQRVRTIVRNEFFKLFEDFDYFITPTTGLVAPEITKASLDTGEVDSRINEYVSRYTFLGNVTGFPSVTIPCGTDADGMPVGLMITAAPWKEKELLNAAAACDQVMPLIDRPKLFFDI